Within Lolium rigidum isolate FL_2022 chromosome 5, APGP_CSIRO_Lrig_0.1, whole genome shotgun sequence, the genomic segment CTCCTCTCACTAAAAGAAGACGGGCAAACGAGCAGATGCAATCATGCATAGGGTGGATACAGCTCCCCTCACAGAAAACGGGAGTATAAGATGCAGGACCAGCGCCAGCGGTCCTAGCAAGATGCCATCGCTCACGATGTGTGGACACGCATGACCGGCCGGCAGACGCCTCCCTGATGCACATAGCCGTTCAAGTATCAAGTCTGAAGAAAAATATAAAAGATCGATCGAAAGAGCCAAACTAGACTATGCTACGTTGGCTTCAATCCGCCTAATATGCAGTCACCCATATCGGAAAATAAACTCCTtagctccaaccgtgtagacacctccataaaaaggtctcggtcctccaagcgctgaagtggcgaccatgaacggagtaaagccgtacatcggtaaatgacctgcatgagaagaattcttgtgattgaaaaccttgtcatttcaacATAGCCATAGCGTCCATACGACTGCAATCGTGCCCACTCCGATAAGCGTTTTATACCTAGTATCTACCCCATTTAGTCAGTTGCCAAAATATTTGCAACGCTACGaggcgggtataaggtagaacccatctgaatgattgaccatatagatctagcaaacctacagttgaaaaaaaatattttattgtctcatcttgatgacagaaaacacatttcttacGAATGTGCTAGTTAAGTTTAATAAGGCTGTCTTTGGTTTTCCCTCCTTGATGGACAGAAATCTGTAGCTGCTGAGCGTCTACATCTGGTCTCGGACAGCTAGTGATCGTCAACCCCCTTTCAGTATTGAACTCCTTTCCTATATTCCCGTCATATCATCATCTGTGTGCTTAATCTACTATTCTCATGGTATGCTCCCCGAATCCCCGTTATCTCTAGATTAATTAGTTTTGACTAATATTTTATTACTGTTTTATGAAGATCAGATCAGGCCAGGTGGTCAAGAGACAGATTTTAATTTACTTTGATTTGCAGGATCAACTGAGTTAATATAAACAAATTAACCTACCCGCACACAGTGTTTTCGTTCAGACTTCAGTTTCTACCTGCAGTGACTGCACGGCGTACAAAGGTACTAACCATATGCGGTATTTTCAAATCCTATATTAGTACTATTAACGGGCGTCGTGGCAGGGGTGCTTCTTGGCGGCGGTTCGTGGTCTCGGCCAAGGCCGTTTTGCGAGGAGTGAGGTTGCGGCGACGCCGCTCGTGGTGTGCGGTTAGCTCGTGGCAGGTCGATGGTGGCAAGGGTTGGTCCGGCCCGGTGCTGCAGGTAGATGGCGACGGCGACCTAGGCGTAGCAGTGTGGTGGCACGGCTAATGGGGCGTGATCGAGGCCTGGCAGGCGGCCGGGCCTGATTTAGGCCACATTGACCATGTTACTGCGTCCGGACGGCGGGCACCTTGGGTGTCGGAGGGTGGATCCCCTCCCTTGGGCTGCCGTGTGCTTGATGGCTGCTGTCAATGGTGCCTCCCTACCCTGCCCAATTCGAGTTGCGGCGTGCTGGTTAATCCATGGGCTCGAGTTCGTGGGGatgcggggcggcggccccggaaggtggaCTGCGCGGTTGGCTCTTCGGCGGGCaacgcggcggtggtggtggtctctctcttcggtcatgaggatggcgtggagcggacggtgggggatcctggtgttggcggcgTTTCGGCCTCGGCAACCCCCAGATCGTGTTTGGGATGCCCAACTTGGGGACAGCGGGCGGCTGAGTTGTCGGGCGTGGTGTGTGGATGCTTCCGGGCGAAAGCTCAGCGCCTCGGCGCCAACGACGGCGGTGCTCGCGGGTATCgcaaccctcttgggggcgtcgttgtgggtatccgccccgcggtacggctccgggtgaaagccCTTGACCTCAtggtctcgacggcggcggcgcaatgcgtcgttttccctcttgggggcgtcgttgtggagccCCGTTTCGACTCGGTCCCGCGTCAATGTCCTCGTGGCAACTTTGGGGTCTCtgtgttcttttttgtttttctttgatctgctttgtaagaggctctcctctccaccttgtatcggttcggccgttgcggctttatttataaagcggggcgaaagcctagttCGAAGAAGAACGATGCGTGTACCTCTATTTGCATGTGCATGTCGATCTTTGCCAGGATCTTGCTCCCCATTGCATGTAAATCTTTCCCCAGTCCTCTACCTTCCAGTAATCAGCTAGGAACATCAGTACCAGCCCGcaggtttgtaattgcctattttaATCAACTCCATGTCTCATTTCAGTCTTTACAGATGGTTGGAAACTAAGCACAGCTACATCAATCATGCCCCCTTGAATCTACCGGCTTCCATTGTAGTATCTAGCAATAGTCTAACCGATTTAGTTTTCATTTGTTCCAACTTATTGCTCATCGGCACTGAAAAGTGAACCAGCAAGAAGCAAGAACAAGACCAACATATGATGGTACTCCACAAGTGAGGCTGTAGAAAATCTTCACATCAAGATCAAAACATAATTACTTTCCAAAAATATCTTCAATTATATGCACAAGAAGAGGTACGGAGATGACAACCAAGACTTGAATAAACAAAACAATCAAAGCCAAGTTAAATGGCAATATGATTGCAGTTTATAACAATATGGGCAAATGAGCAATATTTGCATATATAGATGGTTTATGCTATTAGTTGCATACCTAAAAATCATCTCTAACGCCCGCAACAACGCGCGGGTATCAACTAGTACATGATACAAGTAGAATTAATCAAGTTCAGTTAAATAATATCATCGAATCTTAGTTTAACATTGCAACTTATGGATAGCATGAATCACGAAACAATCAGTGGCGGAGCTATCACATAAGGATTGGGTTCAGCTGAACCCAATGCAATGGTGCTAATCCCCTTTATAGTTGCTTTTTTTTTGAGGAAGCAGCAGGACTTTGCTGCGGATTTTATTTGATTTTAAGCAAAGATACATCGTTCATTACATTCGGGATAATAAAACTAGGGGGATCGCAGTCCTAAAAAGTAGAAACATTTGTATCAAAACAAACTCTAGCTATCTTATGATCGACACTATTTGCCTCACGAAAACAATCTTTCATAGTAACCTGGCCAAGTCTACTAGCAATGACAAAGCAATCTGTTAAGGTAGCAGTATAagggctccagatttgcatctcTCCATTAAAAGCTTGGACAAGCTCCATGGAATCTGATTCTATAATCACAGGAGAGCAACCAATCCTCTCAACTAGTTGAATGCCATGGAGTAGTGCAGCAGCTTCATCCGACGTTGCATCACCAAGGTTATATTGATTTGCTTCAAATTACATGTTtgaactcatctattgttttatacCGTGTGGTGAACCCAATGATGAGATTTTCTAGCTTCCCTTCGAAAACAATCCAACGGTTCAAGCTAGTTTTTTTCGGTTGCAACCTATGTTAACTTGTGACTAGTGATGCAGGGGTTGGGGTTTCCCCCTTTCTtttgcaacctcatgtacaactaGAAAATCTCAAGTTACAGGTCAAGTTATAACTCATACTAGCACGATGTCTAAGCTAATGATTCGATCGAAAACTAAGCTAATCTCGCTAGGTGGATGTCTCGCCGGGACATTTCAGCTATAGGCCTCCACAAGCTAGAGCTCGAGTGCAACATGTGCGACAGCTTCTGCACCTTCAGGTTTGAACACGGTCTACATCTACAACTGTATTCTTATGTTTGGTAGTGACATAGGGTACCAAACCGCCTGTATAATAAGGCCACCACCTGTACGattctactacctccatcctaaagtttaaggcttatattttttttagaaagtcaaactatgtcaagtttgactaaatttttaACAGAATCATTAAcaggcaaaatacaaaattattatcattaaatagataataaaatatattttcgtatggtatctataaaacattatatttgttgatagattgttctaaaagtttgatcaaatttacttggtttaacttttcaacaaaaatataagccttaaactttaggatggaggtagtaccaGGTAGCGCCAGTAACATTATGGCTATATTTAAGAAGCCCAAGTAGAGGCAGGCAAAATGTAAAGTTCAGTCCCAAATACGGATTATGTAGTACATGCTGTGTCCTTTAGTGTAGTGCTGTGAATATCTCACAAATTTTCTAAGTTTGGATGTACATTGACGCagtttagtgtatagatatactTAAATTTAGAGAATTCTGCAACATCCTTTTGGAATGgagggatttttttttgtttttgccatGGTTAGTGTGTAACCGGGGAACTAAGTGAGGCACGCGGCAGTATCTTATCATCTCATCTGCCCTGAAGATTGACAACTATCATTCTCACAAAACTCATTATTTTTCCAAACATATTCAGCAACGTCTCACAAGGATAATGGCGTATCTAGGTTCTAGGAGCACTGTACTACCACTACCGATTCATTCCTCAGCAGCATGAAAAAACTGAAACAGATCAGGAAGGCGGCAAGCTTGTCCCTCTCCCTCGACATCCTGCAGAATTCCTGTCTTCCGGTAGTATTCGACGCTATCCAGAAGCGTCTCCTCCAATGCCCTTGGCTTCCAGCCCTGATTCTTCAGTTTCTCTGACGAAATTGGTGTGATAGGAGAGTTCTGATCCGCATTATCCTTGCTGCAGAATGCAAAGAGACTTGTTCAAaccatatgctgggtaaacaggcACACGACTGTTCAGGAAAATTGTGGCATTGGCTAAGCTGAAGAGAAAAGGAACGTATTATAAGAGACACACCACTTCACGTAATTGTAGTTAGGGTACTTCTTCTTTAGCAACTCCAAGATAGCCTTTGTGTTGATGTAATTTGGTGCGGAGATATATCTCCCGGATGATTCTTGTTTCTCATACACCAGAAGCAAAGCATCGGCCACATCACGCACATCGACTATATGCCACAGCCTGTCATTCATTGCATTTGGACCTCCTGCAATGAAATTGTCAGAATGTCAGCACTCAAGAAATATTAAGCATTTGTTCGTCATGCTTTTGAAAGGGACGAGGTATCAATCTAATAATAAACTAAAGTGGACAAGCTATACAGTAGTGAATAAACAGAAGAAATATTTaaacttcctgatcaaaattaattaattaatgatttcaaaaaaaaaaaaattaattaattaaaaaaGATATTCCAAAAAAATATGAAGGCTTAGCAAGTTGTTATCCAAATTTACCCAACCATATACATGACATTTTACTCAGATACGTGATATATACATTCCTGCAAATAAAGAAGAATGAATAGAAAGAATAGGAAATAAAGAAGGGACCTTTTATCACATAGACGAGGAGTTCGCTACTGGTATTGACAACAGGTTGCAGTTGTGGGCCAAAAACAATACAAGGACATACTGTAACAACATTAAGCCCATTCTTCTCAGCATATTCCAAGGCTGTCTCTTCAGCAACAGTTTTAGCAACACAATACCAAAGCTGCCAACACAATAACAAAAGGGTTGAACTTAGTCCTCACATGAATGCTGCAACCATGTGCAGTTTGTAAGTAATTTTCAAGCAACAATTAGTAAATTATTATTATGTTAATAAATCAACAAATAAGAATTGGCATTTTAAATCTTTATGTAACGAAAGTAGATTATGTACTTAGCTTTATCAGCACATATGACTAATTTCCTTTGTTCTAGCAAGTAGCAACTCGCAGTTCTGGATTCCAACATTACTGACTACATTTTCCATGCACGCATTTTAAATCTTTATGTAACGAAATTAGAGTATAGCTTCACCAGCACATATGACTAGTTTCCATTTTTCAGGTAACTCATAGTTCTGAATTCCAACATTACTGACCTCATTTTGGATGCACACTTTTTTGTCTGACCAGCAACTCTCATCTTTGGGTTTACCCTGAGGCCAGTTCGGGTTAAAGTGAACAGCAGAAGTGGATGACACCACCACAACTTTCTGAACCTTCATTGAGGAACAAACTTCAAGAATATTCAAGGTGCCCTTCACGGCAGGCTCCATTACTTCTGACTGCATGGTAGAATTGAGCACAAGATTAGTATGAAGCCACCATGAATTTCAGCTGTCCGAACGAATAGTGAGTCTTCAGTAAAATCTAATTGTGAAAACTTTTAACCCTCTAGGCACTAGTAACTCGCTTAGTTGTAGGAGCGTAGCACTTCTTGACCAAgaataaaataatttttagaCTAACAGGGAGCGCTCCCCAGCTCCATCttcttttattgaaaataaagcacataagcgtTTTAACATCAAAGGAAATAAAAGATCCAACCCATCAGCTAAGCCGAGGGTCTTAGCAACAAACCGAAAGTCTCCAGAAAGAGGATAGGCACTACCAGAAAAACGAACCATCTAGCAACACACAAACCAGCTTGTCCAGCTTCCAAGAAGCAAGCAACAACAAAACACTAAGAATAAAGCACTAAAGCACTGCCATCTTCACTCCAAAGCCAAGCCATCAGATCACTACATGGATGTCGCCTGTGGGTGCTTCAGCAGATAGGCTTTAGAGGCGCGCCCTTGATGGAGAGAAGCCGTGGATGACTTCCAAGTCGAAATCCAGTCAAAAGATGTGCATTTCAGTCCGGCATCAGCGACGGCACCATCAGTCTTCTCACCAGGGCACATTTGAATTTTTCCACCAGATCCCATTCCAGGTTTTTGAATGGAATCTGCCAGATCGCCTGCCGTGAACAATAAATCAGTGAACAATAGCTATCCTACTTCACTTGTTCGTTCAAAAGTCATGATTAGTAGTTTTGCCGATTTGGAGGTAATACTGTGGCATACATACATACTAAGTCAATATAGGTAGTAATTTTAGATTTGCATCCACCGGGTAGAAGAAAGTCAAATCCGAATTGCAACAACTTTCTGACGGTACTGCGGTTATGGGAAAGAATTATCCGTGATATATATATACCAAGCGCAAGTCGAGAGAGACTAGCCTGAGGATCGACGATCTTATCGGCGGGCACAGGTGACGCGACATGGAAGACGCCCTCGCAGCCCTTGACGGCGGCGGCCAGCGCGGCGCGGTCGAGCACGTCGGCCTTGAACAGCCGCAGGCCCTCCGCCGCCCCGTCCAGCTGCGTCAGGTGCGCGTTCTTGGGATCGCCTGAAACAACAGCACCCGACATTACCAGCCACCGAAGTAGGCCTCCGGCTGCCGCCGGAGGAATCAGATCAGGGTATAATGGAACAGGAGAGACATACATGGATCGCGGACGGTTGCGTGGACGGCGTAGCCCCGGGAGAGGAGCAGCTTGACGAGCCACGAGGCGATGTACCCGCCGCCACCGGTCACGCACACCCGCGGCGGCGTCATCCTCTACCTCTACCTCTACCAAGGGGCTGGGCTCGGGCTGGCTCTCCGATCCTGCTGCGTCGTCGGCCTGGACTGTTCCCTGCTCCTCGGTGACTCCGTCGCCTATATATCTCCGCCAAACCTACCGGCTAGCACCATCGGTTTGGTAGACTCCACGGCGCAAATCGACACGAAAAGATTGTGGCGATCGAGTAAACAAAGACTCCCTCGAGCTCACGGTGTTCTTGCCAGTGAACTGCCGGTCGAGTAGACTCCAGCGCGGCAGAGAAACGACGAGGAGATTAATTGGTGCGTCCGTTCGTGAAGGCCAGCAGCCGGCCGTCGGTTTTGAAATCGTCGCGCCTTGTGAGCGGCTACACCCCACACGATCGGCCCCTGGACATACTCTACCTGCTTCCTAATTTAAGATGCATATTTGTCTTGTCAAAATAAAACTTCCTAAAATTCAACTAATTATATATGAAAGTATATTATTTTTCTAATACCAAATACATATATAATATATAATATGTATCTTGATGGTTCAAATAGTAACATTGAGTTAATGTTTTGGATGTTCGTATTATTTTCTATACATTTGATCGAAGTTTATGAAGTTTGATTTTAACTGAAATTAGTAAACATCCTAATTTAAAAAGAACGAAGGGATATTAATTTCTGTAGCTAATTAACCACGTGGGGCTTGGGCAGAGAGATGGGAAATTTTACACAGGTAATTTCTTTACAATAGGTGGCAATTTTTTCTTAATTTAATTTTTGTGAACTCCTAGTGTAAACTTGTCCAGCATAACTGGGGGAAGGTACAGAAGCTTAGGAAGCACCTCTGTCGGGGATTTTAGGCTTGTGGTAGCTAGAGTTTGTGCTTTGGTAGCACAAGCCCAAATAAACATAGCCTACATGGAGCCACGGAGCTTTTCAAGATTGACAAAGCCACAAAAGAAACCTTCCACTTAGATTGATCCATTGTGGGTTGGAGTTGCAACATCCTCATACATGACGGAGCCGTCAGCCGACCCCAATGAATTTAGGCTAAACCTATAATGAAATGTCACTAATCAAAGTGCAATTGGTGTTGAATCCATAAGAAAAATAAAGATAACCCAATAAGAAATTTAATTTAGCTGGTTTTGCCACTGTCCTCATGAATATCCAATTAATGGTTCATTCTAGTCTCCTATAATTCATTGAccttttaaaaaaaaatgaaaagaggaAACTCCAATATTTACATCAATCGATGCGTCCAGTTTTTATTTAGATTTTATTCAACAAAGATCTACCAAGATCATATATCTCAAAATTCGAAGCCACCACTCAACATATACAGACCCGGGAATGGGTGAAGGAACATGCTACTATGGCCTTATGCCCTAAAAACATCAATAACGCCCCACTCGCTAAATACCTGGCACATcatgttgggattcgtagcatagaaaacaaaaaattcctaccacaagaacgaataacaagccaagatctaatctagcagATGGTAGTAACGAGATGGGATCAacgtaccctcgaagatcgctaagcgttaacgagataaatctcgtggatgatgtagtcgatcacttgccgctctcaGGAGCGAGTAGAAGATCCCGACGGTGctgcaatcgggcagcacctccgcactcggtcacacatacggtgttgatgaagacgtccttctccccattccagcgtgcaacggaagtagtagatcctcctcggaatcccaccaGCACGACGGTGTTGTgacagtggtggtggagatcttctgcagggcttcgccgtagccgtgcgagagagaggtggaggagggtggTGCATCGATTtgggagagaggggttgggcgccgaCCTTGgtacccttgggtggtgcggccaatgTGGTGGctggcccctcccctcctctcccctttatATAGCCTAGGTTCCAATCATACTCCTCATGGGAGTCCTATTGAAAACCTACCAAATATGCAAAAGTCAAAACATAGTCAAGGTGGGAACTCCTACCTTTCCTTTTggtgttggccggccaaggaggtggagtccaccatggattcCACCTTCCCACCTAGTGGGTaggctagggctggtggagtccctctgcCTGCCTTAGTGAAATATTCCGGAcaattctagaacattctagaaccttccaaaaATACACCGgaccatttccaaacttggaatatgacttcccatatatgaatcttattctctggaccattccagagctcctcgtgacgtcctggatcctatccgagattCCGAATAACTTTCGGTCTCCATttcaaattccatatctacttaaacaacatcgaaccttaagtgtgtcaccctacggttcgtgaacgatGCAGACTTAATTgagacacttctccgatcaataaccaataacgggacctagagatccataatggctcctacatatTGAACGATGACTTTGTGaccgaaagaaccattaacatacgatgccgatttcctttgtcgcgcgatactttacttatccgaggttcgatcatcggcatatctatacctagttcaacctcattaccgacaagtactctttattcGTACCGTGATATaacatcccttgtgagccagtcacatgcttgcaagctagttggATGAAGTTttcccgagagggcctagagtatatctatccgtcatttggatggacaaatcccactcttgatccacgcacttcaacctatactttccgaatacttaatgtcacctttataactacctatttacgaagtagtgtttgatgtcaacaaagTATCCATCCGGtgcaggtgattaacatgatctcatggtcgaaggattagattactatgtatcttaaagattgtagcaaaacgaacttaatgacttgatcatatgctacacttactatgggtgtgtgtccatcacatcattctcctaatgatatgatcttgttattaataacatcaaatgttcatgatcatgaaactatgatcatctattaatcaacaagctagtttaacaagaggtttactagggactcttttatgttagaCACAACTATTAATGTTTCcatttaatacaattatagcatgagatgcaaatatttatcataaacaaacactttattattgcctcttggacatatctccaacacatcacTGAATTGCCCTATGTAAAAATAGGAGCACATATTCGGGTAACAGACCCTTAGCGAGATTATCATCTTCAAAATCCATCATGGCCATCAACCGATGGTCCATCTTCGGGGAAGAGATTCACATAACCCTAGCCAGACATGTCGTCGCCACCATGGCATCAGACAACGCCTCCACGCTACACGTGTCCGCCATATCGTGACCCACGGGGAGGCCTAGCTGCACCGTGCCACCAAAACTCGTCTTCGTCAAGGAGGTAGATGCACACCGCTCCCAatctccagcagctgctccaaaaacaattccctgatGAAGGAGATCGATGCAAAAACCGCAAAACATCGTTCGATCTAGGATAACCAGTTCTAGTGTGCCCCCCAAAGCAGCATGAGTGAGAAGATGCCGTCTGCAAATACAATGCCTTAAATTAGATAACTATGTGTATATGCCGCCATCGCCCGCAATAAACTTTGTCGGTTATCCTAGATCAAATTTACACTAGCAATCGCGCCTCACTAGATGTGGGATCCATAGATTCGCCACAACGAGCTAGCCAACCCCCTCAGGGGGAGGAGGacatcaccaccaccacgcccAGGGCGGAGCACCGGTTTCCTCATGTTTGGGCTTAGCCCAAGCGCCCGCATGTTGTTGTCAGGACCAATGTATcccataattttttttatcaaaaacaAACTATACATG encodes:
- the LOC124651867 gene encoding phenylacetaldehyde reductase-like, which codes for MTPPRVCVTGGGGYIASWLVKLLLSRGYAVHATVRDPCDPKNAHLTQLDGAAEGLRLFKADVLDRAALAAAVKGCEGVFHVASPVPADKIVDPQSEVMEPAVKGTLNILEVCSSMKVQKVVVVSSTSAVHFNPNWPQGKPKDESCWSDKKVCIQNELWYCVAKTVAEETALEYAEKNGLNVVTVCPCIVFGPQLQPVVNTSSELLVYVIKGGPNAMNDRLWHIVDVRDVADALLLVYEKQESSGRYISAPNYINTKAILELLKKKYPNYNYVKCKDNADQNSPITPISSEKLKNQGWKPRALEETLLDSVEYYRKTGILQDVEGEGQACRLPDLFQFFHAAEE